A genomic segment from Chlorogloeopsis sp. ULAP01 encodes:
- a CDS encoding DUF1995 family protein, whose product MTELPKTLEDAIAQAQQATQAAIADGYTRLQIELLFPELKLMPVAQQLLPSFEEHGEKLKILFADAGSAGLARRDWTNVPFKITDIGTGRAASIQSKIQPEDEIFLFIAPTSVEVPQLEKICEEIGDRPFVMLNPFLEDAGKIGIGYAARQIRDRFTNTIESCYYLRPIFEEAALFRCYPGVWEVWVQNDGDYQKVAELAQKPSGDELDMILAGQAQTPEGETVATVPARKPSVFRGLQRFIRALRN is encoded by the coding sequence ATGACTGAACTTCCAAAGACTCTTGAAGATGCGATCGCCCAAGCCCAACAGGCTACACAAGCAGCAATTGCAGATGGATATACACGATTACAAATTGAGTTACTGTTTCCAGAACTCAAACTAATGCCAGTTGCACAACAACTGTTGCCAAGTTTTGAAGAACATGGAGAAAAATTAAAGATTCTCTTTGCTGATGCTGGTAGTGCTGGGCTTGCCCGCCGCGACTGGACAAATGTACCTTTTAAAATTACTGACATTGGTACTGGCAGGGCTGCTTCTATTCAGTCCAAAATTCAGCCAGAAGATGAAATATTTTTGTTTATTGCTCCCACCTCTGTGGAAGTACCACAGTTAGAAAAGATTTGTGAAGAAATTGGCGATCGCCCCTTTGTGATGTTAAATCCCTTTTTAGAGGATGCTGGCAAGATAGGTATTGGTTATGCCGCCAGACAAATCCGCGATCGTTTTACTAATACAATTGAATCTTGTTATTACCTGCGCCCTATCTTTGAAGAAGCGGCATTGTTCCGCTGCTATCCGGGAGTGTGGGAAGTATGGGTACAAAACGATGGTGACTATCAAAAAGTTGCTGAATTGGCGCAAAAACCCTCTGGTGACGAGTTAGATATGATTCTTGCCGGGCAAGCACAAACACCAGAAGGAGAAACTGTCGCAACTGTACCTGCAAGAAAACCCAGTGTATTTAGGGGTTTGCAAAGGTTTATCAGGGCTTTGAGAAATTAA
- a CDS encoding cysteine desulfurase family protein translates to MQIYLDYSATTPTRPEAIAAMQAAMTQYWGNPSSLHEWGQRAATALEQARMQVAGLINAPAESIIFTSGGTEADNLAIMGVARLYAEPQHIIISSVEHSAISEPARLLEQWGWQVTRLGVDGKGRVNPLDLKAALQDNTVLVSVIYGQSEVGTLQPIAELGNITHSAGVLFHTDAVQVAGRLPIDVKNLPVDLLSLSSHKIYGPQGVGALYVRPSVELVPLLGGGGQEMRLRSGTQAVPIITGFGVAAELAAQEIATEIPRLMKLRDRLFSLLADIPDLKPTGDLIHRLPHHVSFCLEHTDGEKINGRSLVRELNRAGIGISAGAACNSGKLNPSPVLLAMGYSEKAALAGVRMTLGRDTTAEDVDWVAMVLKQVLQRLSPVELVVIS, encoded by the coding sequence ATGCAAATTTATTTAGATTACAGTGCTACTACTCCCACTCGTCCAGAAGCGATCGCGGCGATGCAAGCAGCCATGACTCAATACTGGGGCAATCCTTCTAGCTTACACGAATGGGGGCAACGGGCAGCAACAGCACTAGAACAAGCAAGAATGCAGGTTGCTGGATTAATTAATGCACCTGCTGAATCTATCATTTTTACTTCTGGAGGCACGGAAGCAGACAATCTGGCGATTATGGGTGTTGCCCGCTTATATGCCGAACCTCAACACATAATTATTTCCAGTGTTGAGCATTCTGCTATTAGCGAGCCTGCACGATTATTAGAACAGTGGGGTTGGCAAGTGACTCGCTTGGGGGTAGATGGCAAGGGTAGAGTTAATCCCCTGGATTTAAAGGCGGCGTTACAGGATAACACTGTGTTAGTGTCGGTAATTTACGGGCAAAGCGAAGTAGGCACATTGCAACCGATCGCAGAACTGGGAAATATTACTCATAGTGCAGGTGTATTATTCCACACAGATGCAGTGCAAGTTGCAGGACGTTTACCTATTGATGTAAAAAACTTGCCAGTAGATTTATTGAGTCTTTCTAGTCATAAAATTTACGGGCCGCAAGGTGTAGGGGCGCTATATGTACGTCCGAGTGTAGAGTTAGTACCGTTATTGGGTGGGGGCGGGCAAGAAATGCGATTGCGTTCGGGTACGCAAGCAGTACCTATTATTACTGGATTTGGTGTAGCAGCAGAATTGGCAGCGCAAGAAATTGCGACAGAAATACCTCGATTAATGAAGTTACGCGATCGCTTGTTTTCTCTGTTGGCTGACATTCCTGATTTAAAGCCTACAGGTGATTTGATTCACCGTTTGCCTCATCATGTTAGTTTCTGTCTGGAACACACAGATGGAGAAAAAATTAATGGTAGAAGCTTGGTGCGGGAGTTGAACCGTGCTGGTATTGGTATTAGCGCGGGAGCAGCTTGTAATAGTGGTAAACTCAATCCCAGTCCCGTACTCCTGGCAATGGGATACTCTGAAAAAGCTGCATTAGCAGGTGTTCGCATGACACTAGGACGAGATACAACCGCAGAGGATGTGGATTGGGTAGCAATGGTATTGAAGCAGGTTTTGCAGCGACTTTCACCTGTAGAATTGGTTGTGATTAGTTAG
- a CDS encoding phosphatidylserine/phosphatidylglycerophosphate/cardiolipin synthase family protein — MSHFSIRWSFYSVVLLILTLTACQQNKSPNQSLERLPQDPVIQVYFNQNSISSYKDPYRHFHRQGDNLEHQVINTINQANSTVDLAVMEFRLPEVAKALKRAKERGIKVRVLLDNKYNKTIEEYTKEEISRMNNHDRRAYEELKRYPADALAILRQSGIEIKDDTSAGATKGSGLMHHKFLVADEKTTIVTSGNFTTSDFHGDFNNFDSRGNPNNMIFILDHALAKTFTEEFNYMWQGLFKSRKPKRYPVTIPVGTGSITVNFSPARRQENVATTSNGIIASYVQQAQKSVYIAVFVFSDQKISDTLSRVYDKGVKDIKLLIDPDFFGQPYSKAYDALGVCPRPGKKNYSIKVNPWKNPIATVGFPIAPTGDRGVHSKMAILDGELVITGSHNWSNSGNYLNDETLIFIHNPTVAAHYEREFSRLYQTAQVGLATLPYAQKCQAQFLPQTASESESLPTEN, encoded by the coding sequence GTGTCTCATTTCTCTATCCGATGGAGTTTTTATTCTGTTGTTCTACTAATACTTACTCTGACTGCTTGTCAACAAAATAAGTCTCCCAATCAGTCTCTAGAAAGATTACCACAAGACCCTGTCATTCAAGTCTATTTCAATCAAAATTCCATATCTTCCTACAAAGATCCATACCGACACTTTCATCGTCAGGGAGACAATTTAGAACACCAGGTTATAAATACAATTAACCAGGCGAATTCTACTGTAGATTTAGCCGTAATGGAGTTTAGGCTACCCGAAGTAGCTAAAGCATTAAAGCGTGCTAAAGAGCGTGGAATTAAAGTTAGAGTTTTGCTGGACAATAAATACAACAAAACTATTGAGGAATATACGAAAGAAGAAATTAGTAGAATGAATAACCACGACCGAAGAGCTTATGAAGAATTAAAACGATATCCTGCTGATGCTCTGGCTATTTTACGCCAAAGTGGAATTGAAATTAAAGATGATACATCTGCTGGCGCAACTAAAGGTAGCGGACTTATGCACCATAAGTTTTTGGTTGCTGATGAAAAGACAACTATTGTAACCAGTGGTAACTTTACCACATCTGACTTTCATGGTGATTTTAACAATTTTGACAGTCGGGGTAATCCCAATAACATGATTTTTATTCTCGATCATGCTCTTGCCAAAACTTTTACTGAAGAATTTAACTATATGTGGCAAGGATTATTCAAATCTCGTAAACCCAAAAGATATCCTGTCACAATTCCAGTTGGTACGGGAAGTATTACAGTCAACTTTTCTCCAGCTCGTCGTCAAGAGAATGTAGCCACAACTAGCAACGGTATCATCGCCTCTTATGTGCAGCAAGCTCAAAAGAGCGTGTACATTGCAGTGTTTGTTTTTTCCGACCAAAAGATTAGCGACACTCTTAGCAGAGTATACGACAAAGGAGTAAAAGACATTAAACTGCTGATAGATCCAGATTTTTTCGGACAACCCTACTCAAAAGCATACGATGCACTAGGAGTTTGTCCACGTCCTGGTAAGAAAAATTATTCCATCAAAGTGAATCCGTGGAAAAATCCGATCGCCACAGTTGGTTTTCCCATCGCACCAACTGGAGATAGGGGAGTCCATAGTAAAATGGCAATCTTAGATGGAGAGTTAGTCATTACTGGTAGTCACAATTGGTCAAACTCCGGTAATTATCTAAACGACGAAACTCTGATATTCATACACAATCCTACTGTTGCCGCCCATTACGAACGCGAATTTAGCCGCCTTTATCAAACAGCACAAGTGGGTTTAGCGACTTTACCTTATGCTCAAAAGTGTCAAGCGCAATTCTTACCCCAAACTGCAAGCGAATCAGAATCTCTACCTACTGAGAATTAA
- a CDS encoding pyridoxamine 5'-phosphate oxidase family protein yields the protein MTNSHANNSENLKKLRDLIKDIDYAMLTTVNEDGTLHSRPMATNREVEFDGDVWFFTYASSYKVVEINRNHQVNVSYAAPNKQCYVSLSGTAELVRDRQKLEEMWQPQLKAWFPKGLDEPDIALLKVNVEKAEYWDSPSSIVANTISLVKGAMTGKPADVSKHEKLELK from the coding sequence ATGACTAACTCTCATGCAAATAACAGCGAAAATCTGAAGAAGTTGCGAGATCTGATTAAAGATATCGACTATGCCATGTTGACGACTGTTAATGAGGATGGAACATTACATAGCCGTCCTATGGCTACCAATCGCGAAGTAGAATTTGATGGCGATGTCTGGTTTTTCACTTATGCTAGTTCCTACAAGGTAGTTGAAATTAATCGCAACCATCAAGTTAATGTCAGTTATGCTGCACCTAATAAACAGTGTTACGTCTCTTTATCCGGTACAGCCGAATTGGTACGCGATCGCCAAAAGTTAGAGGAAATGTGGCAACCACAACTCAAGGCTTGGTTTCCTAAAGGCTTAGACGAGCCTGATATTGCTTTACTTAAGGTGAACGTAGAAAAAGCTGAATATTGGGATTCACCTTCAAGCATAGTCGCAAATACGATTAGCTTAGTTAAGGGAGCTATGACTGGCAAACCTGCTGATGTCAGCAAGCATGAAAAACTAGAGTTGAAATAA
- a CDS encoding glycoside hydrolase family 57 protein has translation MAIGYVALVLHAHLPFVRHPESDYVLEEEWLYEAITETYIPLLRVFEGLKRDGIDFKITMSMTPPLVSMLRDPLLQERYDAHLAKLEELAELEVEHNTHNGHIRYLAEHYAAEFNATREVWERYKGDLVTAFKNFQDTNNLEIITCGATHGYLPLMKMYPQAVWAQLKVAYEHYEETFGCPPRGIWLPECAYYESLERMLADVGLRYFLVDGHGILYARPRPRFGSYAPIFTETGVAAFGRDHESSQQVWSSEVGYPGAAEYREFYKDLGWEAEYEYIKPYIMPNGQRKNTGIKYHKITGRGLGLGDKALYDPYWAREKTAEHAANFMYNRERQVEHLYHIMQRPPIVVSPYDAELFGHWWYEGPWFIDYLFRKSWYDQQTYQMTHLGDYLRAQPTQQVCRPSQSSWGYKGFHEYWLNDTNAWIYPHLHKAAERMIELSTREPVDELEWKALNQAARELLLAQSSDWAFIMRTGTMVPYAVRRTRSHLMRFNKLYEDINIGKIDSGWLEKVELMDNIFPNINYRVYRPL, from the coding sequence ATGGCTATCGGCTACGTCGCGCTAGTACTTCATGCACATCTGCCCTTCGTCCGTCATCCAGAAAGTGACTATGTGCTGGAGGAAGAATGGCTTTATGAAGCTATTACTGAAACTTACATTCCCTTACTGCGAGTTTTTGAAGGGTTAAAGCGAGACGGTATCGACTTTAAGATCACCATGAGCATGACACCACCTCTAGTGTCAATGCTGCGCGATCCTCTGCTGCAAGAACGCTATGATGCCCATTTGGCTAAACTTGAGGAACTTGCCGAGCTAGAAGTTGAGCACAATACCCATAATGGCCATATCCGCTATTTAGCCGAACATTATGCTGCTGAGTTCAACGCCACGCGAGAAGTTTGGGAACGTTACAAAGGTGACTTGGTAACAGCTTTTAAGAATTTCCAAGACACAAATAACCTCGAAATTATCACATGTGGTGCTACCCACGGCTATTTACCATTAATGAAAATGTATCCCCAAGCCGTGTGGGCGCAACTTAAGGTAGCCTACGAACATTATGAGGAAACTTTTGGTTGCCCACCCAGGGGTATTTGGTTGCCCGAATGTGCCTACTATGAAAGCTTAGAGCGGATGTTGGCAGACGTTGGGCTGCGTTACTTCCTTGTTGATGGACACGGTATTCTCTATGCTCGTCCCCGTCCTCGGTTTGGCAGCTACGCCCCGATTTTTACAGAAACTGGTGTGGCTGCTTTTGGACGCGATCATGAATCCTCTCAGCAGGTATGGTCTTCTGAAGTAGGTTATCCTGGTGCGGCGGAATATCGCGAGTTTTATAAAGACTTGGGCTGGGAAGCTGAATATGAGTATATCAAGCCTTACATCATGCCCAACGGTCAACGTAAGAATACGGGCATCAAATATCATAAAATTACTGGTCGTGGTTTAGGTTTAGGAGATAAAGCACTCTACGACCCCTACTGGGCAAGAGAAAAAACCGCCGAACACGCTGCTAATTTTATGTATAACCGGGAACGGCAAGTTGAACATCTCTACCACATCATGCAGCGTCCGCCAATTGTGGTGTCACCCTACGATGCGGAATTATTTGGGCATTGGTGGTATGAAGGCCCCTGGTTTATTGATTACCTGTTCCGCAAGTCATGGTATGACCAACAAACATACCAAATGACGCATTTAGGAGATTATTTACGAGCACAGCCAACTCAGCAAGTTTGCCGTCCTTCTCAATCGAGTTGGGGTTATAAGGGTTTCCACGAGTATTGGTTAAATGATACAAATGCGTGGATTTACCCACATTTGCACAAAGCGGCAGAACGGATGATTGAACTCTCTACAAGGGAACCTGTGGATGAGTTGGAATGGAAAGCACTCAATCAGGCAGCACGAGAGTTACTTTTGGCACAATCTTCTGACTGGGCTTTTATTATGCGAACGGGAACTATGGTACCCTACGCAGTTAGAAGAACGCGATCGCACCTGATGCGGTTTAATAAGCTCTACGAAGACATTAATATCGGCAAAATCGATAGCGGTTGGTTAGAAAAAGTTGAGCTAATGGACAATATATTCCCCAATATCAACTATCGCGTTTACCGTCCGTTGTAG
- the rsgA gene encoding small ribosomal subunit biogenesis GTPase RsgA, giving the protein MTAEALANTQQLLGTVLAVQANYYRVQLDLEVEEWERRTKGVEGTEEVMGVNSSPPSLSPPIPPSPHLPLLLCTRRTRLKKIGQQVMVGDRVVVEEPDWAGGRGAIAEVLPRKNQLARPAIANVDQILLVFAVADPPLEPYQLSRFLIQAESTGLHVVLCLNKSDLITSEQQAEINQYLNLWGYQPIFISVYEGINIDNLAESLKQQTTVLAGPSGVGKSSLINALIPNVNLRVGEISGKLARGRHTTRHVELFELPKGGLLADTPGFNQPDLDCTPEELASYFPEIRQRLAVASCRFSDCLHRNEPGCVVQGNWERYQHYLEFLEEAIARQTQLNQQADPESTVKAKTTKQGHTQYEPKLETKKYRRASRRTQLQELEQLYEDSEE; this is encoded by the coding sequence ATGACAGCGGAAGCATTAGCAAATACTCAGCAGTTATTGGGTACAGTATTAGCCGTGCAGGCTAATTATTATCGAGTACAGCTGGATTTAGAAGTAGAAGAATGGGAGAGGAGAACAAAAGGAGTTGAGGGAACTGAGGAAGTTATGGGAGTAAATTCTTCTCCACCTTCCCTATCTCCCCCCATCCCCCCATCCCCCCATCTCCCCCTCCTCTTATGCACTCGCCGCACTCGCCTCAAAAAAATTGGACAACAGGTGATGGTAGGCGATCGCGTGGTGGTAGAAGAACCAGACTGGGCTGGTGGTAGAGGTGCGATCGCTGAAGTTTTACCTCGGAAAAATCAATTGGCTCGACCGGCGATCGCTAATGTGGATCAAATTCTTTTAGTATTTGCAGTCGCCGATCCACCTTTAGAACCTTACCAACTTAGCCGCTTTCTCATTCAGGCTGAATCTACGGGTTTACATGTAGTGTTATGTTTAAATAAAAGCGATTTAATTACATCAGAACAACAAGCAGAAATTAATCAATATTTAAATCTTTGGGGTTATCAGCCAATATTTATTAGTGTTTATGAAGGTATAAATATTGACAACTTAGCTGAGTCACTCAAACAGCAAACTACTGTGCTTGCTGGGCCTTCAGGAGTTGGTAAATCTAGTTTGATAAATGCTTTGATTCCTAATGTCAACCTGCGAGTGGGTGAAATTTCTGGTAAACTAGCTCGCGGTCGCCATACTACTCGTCACGTCGAATTATTTGAATTACCAAAAGGTGGATTATTAGCAGATACGCCTGGATTTAATCAGCCGGATTTAGATTGTACTCCTGAAGAATTAGCAAGTTATTTCCCAGAGATTAGGCAGAGACTAGCAGTCGCTAGCTGTCGATTTAGTGATTGTCTACATCGTAACGAACCTGGGTGCGTAGTACAGGGAAACTGGGAGCGTTATCAGCATTATTTAGAGTTTTTAGAAGAGGCGATCGCGCGTCAAACTCAATTAAACCAACAAGCCGATCCTGAGTCTACTGTAAAAGCAAAAACGACCAAGCAGGGTCACACTCAGTACGAACCGAAGCTAGAAACTAAGAAATATCGCCGTGCTTCACGACGGACACAGTTGCAAGAATTGGAGCAGTTGTATGAAGACAGCGAGGAATAA
- a CDS encoding sulfurtransferase TusA family protein, whose amino-acid sequence MSVSSLSSPDAQLDLRGTPCPMNFVRTKLRLQQMQPGSLLEVWLDPGEPIEQVPDSLTMAGYLVEQITDCTGYFSLFVRRPVTE is encoded by the coding sequence ATGAGTGTATCTTCCCTTTCGTCCCCTGATGCTCAACTTGACTTGCGCGGCACTCCCTGTCCGATGAATTTCGTGCGCACGAAGTTGCGTTTGCAGCAAATGCAGCCTGGGAGTTTGCTAGAAGTCTGGTTAGATCCTGGTGAACCGATTGAGCAAGTTCCTGATAGCTTAACAATGGCGGGCTATCTGGTGGAACAGATTACAGACTGTACGGGCTATTTTTCTTTGTTTGTACGCCGTCCTGTAACTGAGTAA
- the dnaJ gene encoding molecular chaperone DnaJ translates to MARDYYEILGVSRDADKEEIKQAYRRLARKYHPDVNKEPGAEERFKEINRAYEVLSEPETRARYDRFGPDGVSGAGVGFQDIGDMGGFADIFESIFSGFAGGMGTQAQRRRSGPVRGDDLRLDLKLDFREAVFGGEKEIRISHLETCEVCSGSGAKPGTRPRTCSTCGGSGQVRRVTRTPFGSFTQVSTCPTCNGTGTVIEDKCDACDGKGANQVTKKLKITIPAGVDNGTRLRISSEGDAGQRGGPPGDLYVYLFVNEDSEFQRDGINVLSEIKISYLQAILGSRLEVNTVDGPVELLIPPGTQPNTVMKLENRGVPRLGNPVSRGDHMITVLIDIPTKILPEERELLEKLAKIRGDRTGKGGIEGFLGNLFHQR, encoded by the coding sequence ATGGCCCGCGACTACTACGAAATTCTGGGTGTCTCTCGTGACGCCGATAAAGAAGAAATCAAACAAGCCTATCGCCGTTTAGCCCGGAAGTATCACCCAGACGTGAACAAAGAACCGGGAGCTGAGGAGCGATTTAAGGAAATTAACCGCGCTTATGAGGTACTCTCAGAACCAGAAACCCGCGCTCGTTATGATCGTTTTGGCCCAGATGGTGTATCAGGTGCCGGTGTGGGCTTCCAGGATATTGGCGACATGGGCGGTTTTGCCGATATCTTTGAGAGTATCTTTAGTGGTTTTGCCGGTGGCATGGGTACTCAAGCGCAAAGACGGCGCAGTGGCCCGGTTAGAGGCGACGATTTGCGTTTAGACCTGAAATTAGATTTCCGGGAAGCAGTATTTGGTGGTGAAAAAGAAATTCGCATTTCCCATTTAGAGACTTGTGAAGTTTGTAGTGGCTCTGGTGCAAAACCAGGAACAAGACCCCGCACTTGTTCTACTTGTGGTGGTTCTGGTCAAGTACGTCGCGTCACTAGAACACCTTTTGGTAGTTTCACCCAAGTCTCCACCTGCCCCACCTGTAATGGTACAGGTACTGTAATTGAAGATAAGTGTGACGCTTGCGATGGTAAAGGAGCAAATCAAGTCACCAAGAAGCTTAAAATTACTATTCCTGCTGGTGTAGACAACGGTACGCGCCTGCGGATATCCTCAGAAGGAGACGCTGGGCAACGCGGAGGCCCACCTGGAGATTTGTACGTTTATTTGTTCGTTAATGAAGACTCAGAATTCCAGCGTGATGGGATTAATGTTCTCTCGGAAATTAAAATTAGCTATCTTCAGGCTATTCTTGGTTCCCGTTTAGAGGTGAACACAGTGGATGGGCCTGTGGAATTGTTAATTCCACCCGGTACCCAGCCTAATACAGTCATGAAGCTCGAAAATCGTGGTGTACCACGCTTGGGTAATCCTGTAAGTCGAGGTGACCACATGATTACAGTGTTAATCGATATTCCCACCAAGATACTACCTGAGGAACGGGAATTGCTGGAAAAACTAGCTAAAATAAGAGGCGATCGCACTGGTAAAGGCGGTATAGAAGGTTTTTTAGGTAATTTGTTCCACCAACGATGA
- the dnaK gene encoding molecular chaperone DnaK, whose translation MGKVIGIDLGTTNSCVAILEGGQPIVIANSEGGRTTPSIVGFGKGGERLVGPLAKRQAVTNAENTVYSIKRFIGRRWEDTQAERDRVPYQCVKGRDDTVDVHIRGRNYTPQEVSAMILQKLKQDAENFLGESVTQAVITVPAYFTDAQRQATKDAGTIAGLEVLRIINEPTSAALAFGLEKQDQEQTILVFDLGGGTFDVSILQLGDGVFEVKATSGNNHLGGDDFDNSIVRWMIDNFLQEEKIDLSVDKMALQRLREAAEKAKIELSTMLSTSINLPFITANETGPKHLEIELTRAKFEELSSNLIEATIEPMAQALKDADLKPQDIDRIILVGGSTRIPAVQNALSKFFNGKTPDRSINPDEAVALGAAIQAGVLGGEVDNLLLLDVTPLSLGIETLGEVFTKIIERNTTIPTSKSQIFSTAVDGQISVEIHVLQGERAMARDNKSLGKFLLAGIPPAPRGVPQIEVSFEIDVNGILKVSAQDRGTGREQSIRITNTGGLSTNEVERMRQEAEIYAEADKKRIEMVALKNQADNLLHSYESTLKDNGNVIAEQMKVLADEKLAKLKAVMANSGISTAEFKQCLDDFQQTLFTIGAEVYNRVGQVDENSSGDHSLTSELNETFNGTLTPQFNFDFEQENTLQADYEAID comes from the coding sequence ATGGGAAAAGTTATTGGGATCGACTTAGGCACTACCAACAGTTGCGTGGCAATTTTAGAAGGTGGTCAACCAATCGTCATTGCTAATTCAGAAGGCGGACGAACTACTCCTAGTATTGTAGGTTTTGGTAAAGGCGGTGAACGCTTAGTCGGGCCACTGGCAAAGCGCCAAGCCGTAACCAATGCGGAGAATACAGTCTATAGCATCAAGCGATTTATTGGTCGTCGCTGGGAGGACACTCAAGCAGAACGCGATCGCGTTCCCTATCAATGTGTCAAAGGTCGAGATGACACCGTTGATGTCCACATTCGTGGACGTAACTACACACCACAAGAAGTTTCCGCGATGATCCTGCAAAAATTGAAGCAGGATGCAGAAAACTTTCTCGGAGAATCGGTAACTCAAGCAGTGATCACCGTGCCTGCTTATTTTACGGATGCTCAAAGACAAGCGACAAAAGACGCTGGCACCATTGCCGGACTAGAAGTACTACGCATTATTAATGAACCAACTTCTGCGGCTTTAGCCTTTGGCTTGGAGAAGCAAGATCAAGAACAGACGATTCTAGTATTTGACTTGGGAGGAGGGACTTTTGACGTATCCATCCTGCAACTTGGGGATGGTGTGTTTGAAGTGAAGGCAACTAGCGGGAACAATCACTTAGGAGGAGATGATTTTGATAACTCTATCGTCCGTTGGATGATAGATAATTTCTTACAAGAAGAGAAAATAGACCTTTCTGTTGACAAAATGGCTTTGCAACGACTGCGGGAAGCAGCAGAAAAAGCAAAGATTGAACTCTCCACTATGTTGAGTACTTCAATTAATTTGCCATTTATCACAGCTAACGAAACAGGTCCTAAACATTTAGAAATAGAACTTACCCGCGCCAAATTTGAAGAACTCTCCAGTAATTTAATTGAAGCTACCATCGAACCAATGGCTCAGGCGCTCAAAGACGCAGATCTAAAACCACAAGATATTGATCGCATTATTTTAGTTGGTGGTTCTACTCGTATTCCTGCCGTTCAAAATGCCTTAAGCAAATTTTTCAATGGTAAAACTCCCGATCGCTCAATTAATCCTGATGAAGCAGTGGCATTAGGAGCGGCAATTCAAGCCGGCGTACTTGGTGGTGAAGTCGATAATCTTCTTTTGTTGGATGTTACGCCCTTGTCATTGGGTATTGAAACATTAGGAGAAGTTTTCACCAAAATTATCGAACGCAATACCACAATCCCGACTAGCAAATCCCAAATTTTTTCCACAGCCGTGGATGGGCAAATCTCGGTAGAAATTCATGTCCTCCAAGGTGAACGGGCAATGGCACGGGATAACAAAAGTTTGGGTAAATTTCTGCTTGCGGGAATTCCCCCAGCTCCCCGTGGCGTACCACAAATAGAAGTCAGTTTTGAAATTGATGTTAACGGCATTCTCAAAGTTTCAGCTCAAGACAGAGGTACAGGTAGAGAACAGAGCATTCGGATTACTAATACAGGTGGGTTAAGTACCAACGAAGTGGAAAGAATGCGGCAAGAAGCTGAAATCTATGCCGAAGCAGACAAAAAACGCATAGAAATGGTAGCACTCAAAAACCAAGCAGATAATTTGTTACATAGTTATGAATCAACGTTAAAAGATAATGGCAATGTGATCGCCGAGCAGATGAAGGTCTTGGCAGATGAAAAGCTCGCAAAATTGAAAGCAGTGATGGCTAACTCTGGTATTTCCACAGCAGAGTTTAAACAATGCTTGGATGACTTCCAGCAAACTTTATTTACTATTGGTGCTGAAGTTTACAATCGTGTTGGTCAAGTCGATGAAAATTCCTCAGGGGATCATTCCTTGACTTCTGAACTAAACGAAACTTTCAATGGAACACTCACACCACAATTCAATTTTGATTTTGAGCAGGAGAACACACTACAGGCTGATTATGAAGCGATAGACTAA
- the grpE gene encoding nucleotide exchange factor GrpE, translating into MDEDKYLNNTSQQFGEATEVKQAMNSDSPAPSNVNEPGNEVTETAANVSEDTVMPTPDNGVTATEATTVDTAALAQMSQQIESLKAQLEERSNQYMRIAADFENYRKRMVKEKEDLEAQVKRNTITELLPVVDNFERARSQIKPQNDGEMGIHKSYQGVYKLLVDCLKRLGVSPMRPEGQPFDPNLHEAVMREPTDEHPEGTVLEELIRGYYLGDRVLRHSMVKVAAPKEDMPPSEENQSSSANS; encoded by the coding sequence ATGGACGAAGATAAATATTTAAACAATACGAGCCAGCAATTTGGTGAAGCAACAGAGGTTAAGCAAGCAATGAATAGTGACTCCCCAGCTCCATCCAACGTCAACGAACCTGGCAACGAGGTAACAGAGACAGCAGCTAACGTATCCGAAGATACAGTTATGCCGACTCCTGACAATGGGGTTACTGCCACTGAGGCAACTACAGTTGACACAGCGGCATTAGCGCAAATGAGCCAACAAATAGAGTCTCTCAAAGCCCAGCTAGAAGAGCGTAGCAACCAATATATGCGAATTGCGGCAGATTTTGAAAATTACCGCAAACGCATGGTTAAAGAAAAAGAAGACTTAGAAGCACAGGTGAAACGGAACACAATTACTGAGTTACTACCAGTAGTTGATAATTTTGAACGGGCGCGATCGCAAATCAAACCCCAAAACGATGGGGAGATGGGAATTCATAAAAGTTATCAGGGTGTCTACAAACTATTAGTAGACTGCCTGAAGCGCTTGGGCGTGTCACCGATGCGTCCTGAAGGTCAACCATTCGATCCCAACCTACACGAAGCAGTAATGCGGGAACCTACGGATGAACATCCTGAAGGAACAGTGTTAGAAGAGTTAATACGCGGATATTACTTGGGCGATCGCGTGCTGCGCCATTCAATGGTGAAAGTGGCTGCTCCGAAGGAAGATATGCCACCTTCAGAGGAAAATCAGTCGAGTTCAGCAAATAGTTAA